The Methanothrix sp. genome includes a window with the following:
- a CDS encoding transglutaminase-like domain-containing protein, producing the protein MDLPASRAAGTFDERAWKVWKYVAENVEYVSDKKAFGMPDFWLFPAETLTLRRGDCEDSSFLLATLMIASGISEHCVRVVIGKVVTGSTTYGHCWVVYQNESGTWCLLESTLNSVPQRLPPADPFTEPESRDRYEPQLCFNRNHMWSIAPGEMRLSEYINSREISGGYRPKSPEI; encoded by the coding sequence ATGGACCTTCCGGCATCCAGGGCGGCAGGGACGTTCGATGAGAGGGCCTGGAAGGTCTGGAAGTATGTGGCTGAGAATGTCGAGTACGTCTCCGATAAAAAGGCATTTGGCATGCCCGATTTCTGGCTCTTTCCGGCAGAGACGCTGACGCTGCGGAGGGGAGACTGCGAGGATTCGTCATTTCTGCTTGCCACACTGATGATCGCCAGCGGGATAAGCGAGCACTGTGTCAGGGTTGTGATCGGGAAGGTGGTCACGGGCAGCACGACATACGGCCACTGCTGGGTGGTCTACCAGAACGAGAGCGGCACATGGTGCCTGCTTGAGAGCACCCTGAACTCGGTACCGCAGAGGCTGCCTCCAGCAGATCCGTTCACAGAGCCGGAAAGCAGAGACAGGTATGAGCCACAGCTCTGCTTCAACCGCAACCACATGTGGTCGATAGCTCCCGGCGAGATGCGCCTCTCAGAGTACATCAACTCCAGGGAGATCTCCGGCGGATACCGTCCTAAGAGCCCAGAGATCTGA
- a CDS encoding Mut7-C RNAse domain-containing protein, with protein MAIYLVQAFIETLYSFASGGLHTAEFVVDHMLMRLGRWLRLAGHDVENPRSMSDGDLIAQAGERRTLLTRDRSLAELCERAGVRCILIRSSHIDDQLREVLERGINLDLNPERCTICNGELLDMGNRRWMCSRCGKIYWQGSHWRGIEARLRSLGS; from the coding sequence ATGGCTATATATCTGGTGCAGGCCTTTATAGAAACGTTATATTCGTTTGCTTCCGGAGGTCTCCATACGGCTGAGTTTGTGGTGGACCACATGCTGATGCGCCTGGGAAGATGGCTCAGGCTTGCGGGTCACGATGTGGAGAATCCAAGGTCCATGAGCGATGGCGATCTCATCGCGCAGGCAGGGGAGAGGAGAACGCTGCTCACACGCGACAGGTCTCTGGCAGAGCTTTGTGAGAGGGCTGGAGTGAGATGCATTCTCATAAGATCCTCTCATATCGATGACCAGCTGAGAGAGGTGCTGGAGAGAGGTATCAACCTCGATCTCAACCCGGAGAGGTGCACCATCTGCAACGGCGAGCTCCTCGATATGGGGAACAGGAGATGGATGTGCTCAAGGTGCGGAAAGATCTACTGGCAGGGGTCGCACTGGCGGGGGATCGAGGCGCGGCTCAGATCTCTGGGCTCTTAG
- a CDS encoding dihydromethanopterin reductase (acceptor), whose protein sequence is MRRVAWGITGGGQYLAESVKAMREVAARNRVCTFVSRAGEEVLRMYGLLDGLHEISGGGYLEEIFLESESGRSFPMTGRLMLGRFDVLLIAPATSNTVAKIACGIADTIVTNAAAMAEKAEVPVLVLPTDVREVVTRAPYAVNREMCRGCEVCPPQRACPQGAISGDDIRSIDLMLCDGCGTCLPLCSSGAIDAVRMNVRRRSIDLRNIEILRERGYVILESPDEIPGAVEGGVFKRNMHGSE, encoded by the coding sequence ATGAGAAGGGTTGCCTGGGGAATAACCGGCGGCGGCCAGTACCTGGCTGAGAGCGTGAAGGCGATGCGCGAGGTCGCAGCCCGGAACAGAGTGTGCACATTTGTATCAAGAGCAGGCGAGGAGGTTCTGCGCATGTACGGGCTGCTCGATGGACTCCACGAGATCTCCGGAGGAGGCTATCTGGAGGAGATCTTTCTGGAGAGTGAATCTGGAAGGAGCTTTCCTATGACCGGAAGGCTCATGCTGGGCAGGTTTGACGTGCTGCTGATCGCGCCCGCCACATCGAACACCGTGGCGAAGATCGCATGCGGGATAGCGGACACGATCGTCACAAATGCAGCCGCGATGGCTGAGAAGGCAGAGGTGCCGGTGCTTGTGCTGCCGACTGATGTGAGAGAGGTTGTGACGAGAGCGCCCTATGCTGTGAACAGGGAGATGTGCAGAGGATGCGAGGTCTGTCCTCCGCAGAGAGCCTGCCCTCAGGGTGCGATATCAGGCGATGACATTCGCTCCATAGACCTGATGCTGTGCGATGGATGTGGTACATGCCTGCCTCTCTGCAGCAGCGGTGCGATAGATGCTGTGAGGATGAACGTCAGGCGGAGAAGCATAGATCTGAGAAACATCGAGATCCTCAGGGAGAGGGGCTACGTGATCCTCGAATCGCCTGATGAGATACCAGGGGCTGTTGAAGGTGGAGTTTTCAAGAGGAATATGCATGGATCTGAATGA
- a CDS encoding acetate uptake transporter, which yields MATNKALDSTIKVLDTTANPAPLGLMGFGMTTVLLNLHNAGYFELSAMILAMGIFYGGIAQIIAGIMEWKKGNTFGTTAFTSYGLFWLTLVGLILMPGMNLGEKASLPAMTAYLFMWGLFTAVMFFGTLRANRALQFVFLSLAILFFLLAARDATGSASIGTLAGYEGIICGLSAIYTALAQVLNEAHGRVILPLGQVK from the coding sequence TTGGCAACGAATAAGGCGCTGGACTCCACCATCAAGGTGCTCGACACCACTGCGAATCCGGCCCCACTCGGGCTCATGGGCTTCGGCATGACCACAGTGCTCCTGAACCTGCACAATGCGGGTTACTTCGAGCTCAGCGCGATGATACTGGCCATGGGTATCTTCTACGGAGGCATAGCACAGATAATAGCCGGAATCATGGAGTGGAAGAAGGGGAACACCTTCGGAACCACAGCGTTCACCTCTTACGGCCTCTTCTGGCTCACGCTGGTCGGTCTGATACTCATGCCCGGCATGAATCTCGGAGAGAAGGCATCTCTCCCCGCAATGACAGCATACCTGTTCATGTGGGGATTGTTCACTGCAGTCATGTTCTTCGGGACACTGAGAGCGAACAGAGCCCTGCAGTTCGTCTTCCTCTCGCTGGCGATACTGTTCTTCCTGCTCGCGGCCAGAGATGCAACGGGCAGCGCTTCGATAGGGACGCTGGCTGGCTATGAAGGGATCATCTGCGGCCTCTCCGCGATATACACAGCCCTTGCCCAGGTTCTGAACGAGGCGCATGGAAGGGTCATACTCCCGCTCGGACAGGTGAAATGA
- a CDS encoding replication factor C small subunit: MKEEIWIEKYRPTSLDEIVGQPEIVRRLKSYVATRNLPHLLFSGPPGVGKTAAAISIVREIFGEGWRDNFIELNASDERGIDVVRTKVKDFARMAPLGGAEFKVIFLDEADALTSDAQSALRRTMERYSATCRFILSCNYSSKIIEPIQSRCAVYRFRALTPEAIEKRIRYIAEQEGVEVTEDGIEAINYVARGDMRKAINALQAAALISDKVDMNTIYQITSMARPEQIRNLIKMAISGDFAGARNELDDLLLVQGLSGQDVVVQIHREMLDLDVPDADKVRMINRIGEIDFRITEGANERIQLEALIAYMALTGLSKSTAT; the protein is encoded by the coding sequence ATCAAAGAGGAGATCTGGATTGAGAAGTACAGGCCCACGAGCCTGGATGAGATTGTGGGCCAGCCGGAGATAGTCAGGCGCCTCAAGTCGTACGTGGCCACGAGAAACCTGCCCCATCTCCTCTTCTCAGGGCCGCCGGGTGTCGGGAAGACAGCGGCTGCGATCAGCATAGTGCGCGAGATATTCGGCGAGGGATGGAGGGATAACTTCATCGAGCTAAATGCCTCTGACGAGCGCGGCATAGATGTCGTTCGCACAAAGGTCAAGGACTTCGCCCGGATGGCGCCTCTGGGAGGTGCCGAGTTCAAGGTGATATTTCTTGACGAGGCGGATGCGCTGACAAGCGATGCGCAGTCTGCTCTCAGGAGAACAATGGAGAGGTACAGCGCGACCTGCAGGTTCATACTCTCCTGCAACTACTCCTCGAAGATCATAGAGCCGATACAGTCGAGATGTGCGGTCTACCGATTCAGGGCTCTGACTCCGGAGGCCATCGAGAAGAGAATCAGGTACATCGCGGAGCAGGAGGGCGTGGAGGTAACTGAAGATGGCATCGAGGCCATAAACTATGTCGCAAGGGGAGACATGCGGAAGGCAATAAACGCGCTCCAGGCCGCGGCCCTGATAAGCGATAAGGTGGACATGAACACGATCTACCAGATAACATCGATGGCGAGGCCTGAGCAGATCAGGAATCTGATAAAAATGGCGATATCCGGGGATTTTGCGGGCGCGAGAAACGAGCTCGACGATCTTCTCCTTGTACAGGGGCTCTCAGGCCAGGACGTGGTGGTCCAGATCCACCGTGAGATGCTCGATCTGGATGTGCCTGATGCAGATAAGGTCAGGATGATCAACCGGATTGGAGAGATCGACTTCAGGATAACAGAGGGGGCGAACGAGAGGATACAGCTTGAGGCGCTGATAGCCTACATGGCCCTCACAGGGCTGTCAAAGTCGACTGCCACGTGA
- a CDS encoding 50S ribosome-binding GTPase: MFERLSTVPDAQELIDRAFRRGSKAVKAAGNDAAFVGTAGGVLATSLSSIVRRFPTFEKLPEFYYDLVDAVAGVDRLRVSLSRVGWASKQIRRISRDYMLSPRGAEEMRSALGRMASVLRSIDEDLVFLNEAASRLREIPGIDPSLPTIIIAGYPNVGKSSFLAMVTRARPKIASYPFTTQGLIVGHITREDQKYQILDTPGLLDRPLSERNEIERQAIAAMRHLRGVVLFLIDPTGHCGYPLDAQLRLLEEIQSWLELPVVVAYNKSDIPSEHPRDGIRISTLTGEGVPEALDICMSMMNDESRL; the protein is encoded by the coding sequence ATGTTCGAAAGATTGTCTACGGTTCCGGATGCACAGGAGCTCATCGACAGGGCCTTCAGGCGCGGCTCAAAGGCTGTCAAAGCTGCCGGGAATGATGCAGCCTTTGTCGGCACAGCTGGCGGGGTCCTGGCCACCTCTCTATCATCAATCGTCAGGAGGTTTCCAACGTTTGAGAAACTGCCCGAGTTCTACTACGATCTTGTGGATGCGGTGGCTGGCGTGGATAGGCTCCGTGTATCACTCTCCAGGGTGGGATGGGCCTCAAAGCAGATACGCAGGATATCAAGGGACTACATGCTGAGCCCGAGGGGCGCTGAGGAGATGAGATCTGCTCTGGGGCGAATGGCATCCGTTCTCAGATCGATCGATGAGGATCTCGTCTTTCTGAACGAGGCAGCATCTCGTCTGAGGGAGATTCCCGGCATAGATCCCTCCCTTCCCACGATAATAATCGCAGGCTATCCAAATGTCGGGAAGTCCAGCTTTCTCGCCATGGTCACCAGGGCCAGGCCAAAGATCGCCAGCTATCCCTTCACAACACAGGGCCTGATCGTCGGTCACATCACCAGAGAGGATCAGAAATATCAGATCCTGGATACACCAGGGCTTCTGGACAGGCCGCTATCTGAGAGGAACGAGATCGAGAGGCAGGCTATCGCCGCCATGCGGCATCTCAGAGGCGTCGTGCTATTTCTCATAGATCCGACGGGCCACTGTGGCTATCCGCTCGATGCCCAGCTCAGGCTCCTGGAGGAGATACAGAGCTGGCTGGAGCTGCCCGTCGTTGTGGCATACAACAAGTCGGATATACCATCCGAGCATCCCAGAGATGGCATCAGGATATCAACGCTCACAGGAGAGGGTGTGCCGGAGGCTCTCGATATCTGCATGTCTATGATGAACGACGAGTCTCGCCTATAA
- a CDS encoding phenylacetate--CoA ligase, protein MSGYWDPHMERMPAEDLKALQLDRLKAVTRYVYDHSSFYRQRFAEAGVTPDDVKELDDITKLPFTRKVDLRNTYPTGMFCLPKNWVVRYHVSSGTTGKPTVVGYTKGDIETWTESLARALTSIGLGRNDVIQVGYGYGLFTGGLGLHYGAERIGAAVLPTSTGNTERQIELMQDLESTAIACTPSYFLHIAEVAERMGVSIREDTKLRAGIFGAEPWSLETRRRIEDITGIKAYDIYGTSEISGPLFTECQHQNGIHVWADMFLIEIIDPKTGEQVEDGETGELVVTTLNKWAMPLIRYRIGDLTIRESEPCECGRTHPRIMRVLGRTDDMLVIRGINVFPSQIESVLMNIPEVGPHYQIIVSREGALDVMKVRVELTDRGFSDRIGDLMALNRRISKELKNVLNISAEVELVEPGVIPRSEGKAKRVIDTRKV, encoded by the coding sequence ATGTCTGGATACTGGGATCCGCATATGGAGCGCATGCCAGCTGAGGATCTTAAAGCGCTCCAGCTTGACCGTCTGAAGGCCGTAACTAGATACGTCTATGATCACTCGTCGTTTTACAGGCAGCGCTTCGCTGAGGCAGGCGTCACACCTGATGACGTGAAGGAGCTGGATGACATAACGAAGCTTCCGTTCACAAGAAAGGTCGATCTTAGAAATACATATCCAACAGGAATGTTCTGCCTTCCGAAGAACTGGGTCGTGAGATATCATGTCTCCAGCGGCACAACCGGCAAGCCGACGGTGGTTGGATACACGAAGGGCGATATTGAGACCTGGACAGAGTCGCTCGCGAGAGCCCTGACATCCATCGGGCTGGGCAGAAACGATGTAATCCAGGTCGGCTATGGCTACGGTCTCTTCACAGGGGGTCTCGGCCTCCATTACGGGGCGGAGAGGATCGGTGCCGCGGTGCTCCCAACAAGCACGGGCAACACGGAGCGCCAGATCGAGCTGATGCAGGACCTGGAGAGCACCGCGATAGCATGCACACCATCATACTTCCTCCACATAGCAGAGGTCGCTGAGAGGATGGGTGTGTCCATAAGAGAGGACACAAAGCTCAGGGCAGGCATCTTCGGCGCAGAGCCGTGGTCTCTTGAGACTAGAAGGAGGATAGAGGATATAACAGGCATCAAGGCCTACGACATATACGGGACCAGCGAGATAAGCGGGCCGCTCTTCACGGAGTGCCAGCACCAGAACGGGATTCATGTGTGGGCAGATATGTTTCTCATAGAGATCATCGACCCGAAGACAGGGGAACAGGTCGAGGATGGAGAAACAGGAGAGCTGGTCGTCACCACGCTGAACAAGTGGGCGATGCCCCTCATAAGATACAGGATAGGGGATCTCACAATCAGGGAGTCTGAGCCGTGCGAATGCGGCCGCACACACCCGAGGATAATGAGAGTTCTCGGCAGAACAGATGACATGCTGGTCATCCGCGGCATAAACGTCTTCCCCAGCCAGATTGAATCCGTGCTTATGAACATACCCGAGGTTGGGCCGCACTACCAGATTATTGTCAGCAGAGAGGGCGCTCTTGACGTGATGAAGGTCAGGGTGGAACTCACCGACAGGGGCTTCAGCGACAGAATAGGCGATCTTATGGCGCTGAACAGGAGGATATCCAAGGAGCTGAAGAATGTGCTCAACATATCCGCAGAGGTTGAGCTGGTGGAGCCGGGCGTCATACCGCGCTCAGAAGGAAAGGCAAAAAGGGTCATAGATACCCGTAAGGTGTAA
- a CDS encoding DUF1699 family protein, with protein sequence MRIRVVSSKSEIERLSRDELFVHLAFRASNADIFRLLQRCPQLKAIQVPASYYRTLSQAGKMFLQIHGISLIEGDVWGHRKDLSEYLIIEEQDLRRISELMSSGMSPEDIAESLSEDLKVSPGLVRFIGETRRSS encoded by the coding sequence TTGAGGATAAGAGTGGTAAGCTCCAAGAGCGAGATAGAACGGCTGAGCAGGGATGAGCTCTTTGTGCATCTCGCATTCAGGGCATCGAATGCGGACATCTTCAGGCTTCTCCAGAGATGCCCTCAGCTCAAGGCGATACAGGTGCCAGCATCTTACTATCGGACGCTTTCACAGGCCGGCAAGATGTTTCTGCAGATCCACGGGATCTCCCTGATAGAGGGCGACGTATGGGGCCACAGGAAGGATCTGAGCGAGTACCTGATAATAGAGGAGCAGGATCTACGGAGGATATCAGAGCTCATGAGCTCGGGTATGAGCCCTGAGGATATCGCAGAGAGTCTCTCTGAGGATCTGAAGGTCTCACCCGGACTGGTGAGGTTTATAGGCGAGACTCGTCGTTCATCATAG
- a CDS encoding ACT domain-containing protein, with protein sequence MSEIKQISLFVENRPGRMAKVSKTLSDAGVNIRAMTIAEAGDFGVIRMVVDDPQKGYEVLRNSGFTVSMTDVLAVEMRDTPGGLYEIVSALGENNINIDYAYAFVTAKSEKAMLIMRVDDIEAARRTLSSRGVKIATPEEIQKI encoded by the coding sequence ATGAGCGAGATAAAGCAGATATCACTTTTCGTTGAGAACAGGCCTGGCAGGATGGCCAAGGTCTCGAAGACGCTTTCCGATGCTGGTGTCAACATAAGAGCGATGACCATTGCAGAGGCCGGCGATTTTGGTGTTATACGAATGGTTGTTGATGACCCGCAGAAGGGTTATGAAGTTCTGCGCAACTCCGGCTTCACTGTATCGATGACAGATGTGCTTGCGGTTGAGATGCGGGATACGCCCGGCGGGCTATACGAGATAGTCAGCGCACTGGGGGAGAACAACATCAACATCGATTACGCATATGCATTCGTTACCGCGAAATCGGAGAAGGCGATGCTTATAATGCGTGTCGATGATATAGAGGCCGCAAGGAGAACTCTGAGCTCAAGGGGCGTCAAGATAGCAACACCAGAGGAGATACAGAAGATCTGA
- a CDS encoding Gar1/Naf1 family protein produces MKRLGTALHVVQNKLIVRRDAADPPKIGSVVVDRKSTKIGKVSDIFGPLERPYVIVRPARGVDTTVHVGSMLYVESPRRDGKWKR; encoded by the coding sequence TTGAAGAGGCTGGGAACAGCACTCCATGTGGTTCAGAATAAACTTATTGTTCGCAGGGATGCAGCCGATCCTCCAAAGATTGGATCTGTGGTTGTTGATCGAAAGAGCACAAAGATCGGTAAGGTCTCGGATATCTTCGGTCCTCTGGAGAGGCCGTATGTTATCGTCAGACCCGCCAGAGGAGTCGACACGACGGTTCACGTCGGAAGCATGCTCTATGTGGAATCTCCCAGGAGAGATGGTAAGTGGAAGAGATAG
- a CDS encoding transcription initiation factor IIB has product MEEIERIREIERTEQEKIKERIKLQREKEKEEELDKYTVECPECGSRALVRDYERAELVCSDCGLVIDENFIDQGPEWRAFDHDQRMKRSRVGAPMTYTIHDKGLSTMIDWRNRDSYGKTISSKNRAQLYRLRKWQRRIRVSNATERNLAFALSELDRMASALGLSRNVRETAAVIYRRAVEKNLIRGRSIEGVAAAALYAACRQCNVPRTLDEIAEVSRVSRKEIGRTYRFVSRELSLKLMPTSPIDYIPRFCSGLNLKGDVQAKGIEILRQAAEKELTSGRGPTGVAAAAIYIASILCNDRRTQREVADVAGVTEVTIRNRYKELAEELNIEIIL; this is encoded by the coding sequence GTGGAAGAGATAGAGAGAATTAGAGAGATAGAGCGCACAGAGCAGGAGAAGATAAAAGAGCGCATCAAGCTCCAGCGCGAGAAGGAGAAGGAGGAGGAGCTTGATAAGTATACTGTAGAGTGTCCCGAGTGTGGAAGTCGTGCTCTGGTCAGGGACTACGAGAGAGCGGAGCTTGTATGCTCTGACTGCGGCCTGGTCATAGACGAGAACTTCATCGATCAGGGTCCTGAGTGGAGGGCCTTTGATCACGATCAGAGGATGAAGAGATCGAGGGTCGGAGCCCCGATGACGTACACCATCCATGACAAGGGCCTCTCCACGATGATCGACTGGAGGAACAGGGACTCATACGGGAAGACTATCTCCTCGAAAAACCGTGCCCAGCTCTACCGCCTGAGGAAGTGGCAGAGGCGCATAAGGGTCAGTAACGCCACAGAGCGCAACCTCGCATTCGCCCTTTCAGAGCTCGACAGGATGGCGTCCGCCCTAGGCCTCTCCAGAAACGTGCGGGAGACCGCTGCTGTGATCTACAGGAGAGCCGTCGAGAAGAACCTGATCCGCGGCAGGAGCATAGAGGGCGTCGCGGCTGCTGCGCTCTACGCTGCATGCAGGCAGTGCAACGTGCCGAGAACGCTCGATGAGATCGCTGAGGTATCCAGGGTGAGCAGAAAGGAGATCGGAAGGACATACAGGTTCGTATCGCGCGAGCTCTCGCTCAAGCTCATGCCGACGAGCCCGATCGACTACATCCCCAGATTCTGCTCTGGGCTCAACCTCAAAGGCGATGTCCAGGCGAAGGGCATAGAGATCCTGAGACAGGCCGCGGAGAAGGAGCTAACATCAGGACGCGGCCCGACCGGTGTTGCGGCGGCAGCCATCTACATAGCCTCGATCCTGTGCAACGACAGAAGGACTCAGAGGGAGGTGGCCGACGTCGCTGGCGTGACAGAGGTCACCATAAGAAACAGGTACAAGGAGCTCGCAGAAGAGCTGAACATCGAGATCATCCTCTGA
- a CDS encoding pentapeptide repeat-containing protein yields the protein MRVHLLFVFLLILLTTTGIAPASEVLLLNSYNPGMAWTDDVTNGVRLRLAIDAPDANLTVEYMDAKKIQLNESRMEFLKRLYSERYGERQFDVIISSDDDAFRFLLKNRDELFPGVPVVFCGVKDFRPEMLSNVSGFTGVLLNVSIEDTVGLMLRLHPSADKIVVVNDNTTTGRANRRVLEGVIPEFNVTFEVLDDVTADELRENVSRLGPDALVLLLTFNRDRAGGVFTYEESAELLRQASRVPVYGVWKMCLGHGIVGGNLSSGKAQGEKAAEIAARILRGADPDNIPITDNSPNVYMFDMVELRRFNISPGSLPAGSIIINQPFHDRADLSHMNLSWHNMSGASLNQTYLNGSDLSGSNLTGAYLRYSMIYDANLSLADLSGADIEGADIHNTNLREARLRGAKVISADLIGSDLSCADLTEAEMENARLSGATLFGARMDGADLNGTKMDGCNLSGAFLRNAFVYRATLRDANLSGANMSGSDLNGIDLTRASLRYSDLRSTSMQDSVMRDADLTGSKLTGAVMMRSNISGANLSFTDISNTDMRRCCMLFTDLRGANLSGARLDSSMLFRADLTRASLVSASLRGVDLTESDLSEADLRDADLTSARLSSAVLEGADMSGARLLGADLTQARMHDMLLTRANMLGVRANWVDLRNSRLSGAFLTRAELFGADMSGADLSGADLVKAYALRANLSGADLTNARLDDADFSGAILRGVIMSGIVIHSVNFGQADLSRADMSGCRLEALYVSNAVMRSAKMRNAILRGVMLENSDLSMADLRRIKATGVYLTNTSLSGADLRDSELYSVGFTNVDLRGARLDGIKYDRPTLESLARQNLDGVSMSDDLRRDIERVRSEAS from the coding sequence ATGAGGGTACATCTCCTGTTTGTCTTTCTTCTGATACTGCTCACGACCACAGGCATTGCTCCAGCTAGCGAGGTGCTTCTTCTGAACTCCTACAACCCCGGCATGGCCTGGACAGATGATGTCACCAACGGTGTGCGCCTCAGGCTGGCGATCGATGCGCCGGATGCGAATCTCACGGTGGAGTACATGGACGCCAAGAAGATCCAGCTGAACGAGTCCAGAATGGAGTTCCTGAAGAGGCTGTACTCTGAGAGATACGGTGAGAGACAGTTCGATGTCATCATATCCTCAGATGACGACGCGTTCAGGTTTCTCCTGAAGAACAGGGACGAGCTCTTTCCCGGGGTTCCAGTGGTCTTCTGCGGCGTGAAGGACTTCAGGCCAGAAATGCTGAGCAATGTCAGTGGATTCACAGGGGTTCTCCTGAACGTGAGCATCGAGGATACGGTCGGTCTCATGCTCAGGCTTCATCCATCTGCAGATAAAATAGTGGTCGTGAATGACAACACCACCACAGGAAGGGCAAACAGGAGGGTGCTGGAGGGCGTTATACCAGAGTTCAATGTCACCTTTGAGGTTCTTGATGATGTGACGGCGGATGAGCTGCGCGAGAACGTATCCAGGCTCGGCCCTGACGCGCTTGTGCTACTTCTCACTTTCAACAGGGATCGCGCTGGAGGGGTCTTCACCTATGAGGAGAGCGCAGAGCTTCTCCGGCAGGCCAGCCGTGTTCCCGTCTACGGTGTGTGGAAGATGTGTCTGGGTCATGGCATAGTCGGAGGCAACCTCAGCAGTGGAAAGGCGCAGGGAGAGAAGGCCGCAGAGATCGCAGCGCGCATACTGCGGGGCGCAGATCCGGATAACATACCCATAACCGATAACAGTCCAAATGTTTACATGTTCGATATGGTCGAGCTTCGCAGATTCAACATCTCCCCCGGATCTCTGCCCGCGGGCAGCATCATAATAAATCAGCCGTTCCACGACAGGGCGGATCTGAGCCACATGAACCTCAGCTGGCACAACATGAGCGGCGCGAGCCTGAACCAGACGTACCTGAACGGCTCGGATCTGAGCGGCTCAAACCTTACTGGAGCATATCTCAGGTACAGCATGATATACGATGCGAACCTGAGCCTTGCAGACCTCTCCGGCGCGGATATCGAGGGCGCTGATATACACAACACAAATCTCCGCGAGGCCAGGCTGAGAGGCGCAAAGGTCATCAGTGCCGACCTGATAGGAAGCGATCTGAGCTGCGCAGATCTCACGGAGGCAGAGATGGAGAACGCCAGGCTGAGCGGGGCGACTCTCTTCGGCGCCAGGATGGACGGAGCAGATCTGAACGGCACCAAGATGGATGGATGCAATCTGAGCGGAGCTTTTCTCCGGAACGCATTCGTCTACCGTGCCACTCTCAGAGACGCGAATCTATCAGGGGCAAACATGAGCGGCTCAGATCTCAATGGCATTGACCTCACGCGCGCATCTCTCAGGTACTCGGATCTGAGAAGCACATCGATGCAGGACTCTGTGATGAGAGATGCGGATCTGACCGGATCCAAGCTCACAGGCGCCGTTATGATGCGATCCAACATCTCGGGCGCGAATCTCTCGTTCACAGACATCTCAAACACTGATATGCGAAGGTGCTGCATGCTCTTTACAGACCTGCGCGGCGCGAATCTTAGTGGTGCCAGGCTCGACTCATCAATGCTTTTCAGGGCAGATCTGACACGGGCATCTCTGGTCTCAGCAAGCCTCCGTGGTGTGGACCTCACAGAATCAGATCTATCAGAGGCTGATCTGAGGGATGCGGACCTCACGAGCGCCAGATTGAGCAGCGCTGTGCTTGAGGGCGCGGATATGAGCGGCGCCAGGCTGCTCGGCGCGGATCTCACACAGGCGAGGATGCATGATATGCTGTTAACGAGAGCCAACATGCTCGGCGTGCGTGCGAACTGGGTGGATCTGAGAAACAGCCGCTTGTCAGGAGCTTTTCTCACAAGAGCCGAGCTGTTTGGAGCAGATATGAGCGGCGCTGACCTGAGCGGCGCAGATCTCGTAAAGGCATATGCCCTGAGGGCAAACCTGTCGGGAGCAGATCTCACGAATGCGAGGCTGGACGATGCTGACTTCAGTGGGGCGATTCTCAGAGGTGTGATAATGTCAGGGATTGTGATTCACAGCGTCAACTTCGGACAGGCAGATCTCAGCCGGGCCGATATGTCTGGATGCCGCCTTGAGGCCCTCTACGTCTCGAATGCTGTGATGAGATCTGCGAAGATGAGAAATGCCATCCTGAGGGGCGTGATGCTGGAGAACTCAGATCTGAGCATGGCAGATCTGAGGAGAATAAAGGCGACAGGTGTGTATCTCACCAACACAAGCCTCTCCGGGGCAGACCTGCGAGACTCTGAGCTCTACTCGGTAGGATTTACGAATGTCGATCTGCGCGGAGCCAGGCTCGATGGAATAAAGTATGATAGACCAACGCTCGAGAGCCTGGCGCGGCAGAACCTCGACGGGGTGAGCATGAGCGATGATCTCAGGAGGGATATCGAGAGGGTCAGGAGTGAGGCCTCCTGA